In Rosa rugosa chromosome 4, drRosRugo1.1, whole genome shotgun sequence, the genomic stretch TTTAGGCTAATATGAAAGCgaataaaatgaaaagaaaaattaacagaactGCAGCAGTCACAACGCCTAGTGCAGATTGTGATCGAAGAATCAAAGAAAACGATGGCCAACATCCCAAAATGAATAAATTAAAACCTACTCATGGAATCTAAAGCTTAAGGCAAAGCGAAAGAGATGCATATGTTCACCAATAAGAACAAAAATTTAACAATGATTCTCTGGTTTCATATAAAAGAGAAAGGTCTTCTATCTGGGTAAGGTCACCTTAGAGTTAAGCTCCACCAAAAGGGAATTGCATCCGACAAAGCCTAACAAAAAAATTTCTCACCCTAATGGCATGGCATTCGAAAGTTCAATCAAACTAGTCAATTTTGACAACCTTTTAGATGACAGAGATTCTAATACATCAAACTTTAGCCAGCCGCAAGAATTGATTCCGGgaccaactctctctctctctgttaacTGTAAGTTGCAACAACACATGGATATATTAACATTATTTGTGTCGAAAAGTGATGAATCATCTAAGCACTGAAGATATCATTTAGTACAACTGGACCAATTACTGCTGCTGCATcaatttttcttcatgaaaggcATCTTCAGCCCTTCAATCAGAAATATTCCATGCAAGCTGGGACACGCAACATATTTGCCACTTACTGCTGCTGCATcaatttttcttcatgaaaggaGCCATATAGGTCAGTCAGCATCACATAATCCAGAGTTACAAGCTGTTATAAGAATacacaaagaaaaacacaacTTAGTCTAAGGTGGTGCTTCACTAAAAGCTTTATCCGGTACAGTTTTTCAAGATAACAACTATGGCAGCAGTGACCACATGATATTAACAGCTAGAAGGAAACTTAATGAGCCTAATCTGACATGCATTTGTGGTTCACTACAGTGTTCTGTTATATGCTTTCACAGTATCCTTCCACAAGGTGTGAAGTTAAAAAGTCTACGAACTTCAAATGAAAGCATCTTATTAATGGTttgaggaagaaaaaagaagtggCGAAAACTCCCTTTCTTTTCACTTCATTTAGTGACCACTCATCTTGCCAACACTATTTCCACAACCATGATAACTTTTTTCAATTGCTTTACGCTTTTCACCACTGCCTCAAAGCACCACCACATGGTGCCTAAACCCACTTATTTCTGTCCTACTTCCCCAATTTGATTTTGATACTGTAGCTCTATAAAGTTAGTTCTGGCGCATATATGATTGAGGCATTTCCAGATCAGAACAATAAACAAATCAGGTGTTTTCTGAAACTGAATGTAAATAAATTTATCCTTTTTTGTGTTTACAGCACTCTGAGATTTGCTATTGCAGTCAACATGGTCTtaaccaacaaaaacaaaaaccagatGTATGAACTTCTCTCCTTGTGCACTCAGGAGATTGCTACATCTTTGACTTTTAGAAGTAAAAACCACATGCCTGTCTTGCTTCATTTTGGAGAGGAACTCTTAAATTTTTTAATGTTTTAAAATCCATGATCCCTCTCTGAAGTTTGGGGTAAGTAAAAGCATCAAGGTCAGGACAATAAATTGGACTCAAAATATACAACACAAAGATACAAATTCATATTTAATCCGGCCAGAGTCATCAAAAATGTATACACGAGAAATATTTGGACCAAGCCATACCATTCTATCCGCTGCTCATGGGTTATCTACAATGCATTAGCATCTTGAGATAAATGATCATTTGATGCTTCACCCTGAGAAGGAAACAAAATCCAGACTCATATTACCTAAAAGCAAAGGAAACTTGATTGCATCCACATAAGATGAAATGAAAAGGGAAACTGAAAAAAATAAGGTTTTACCACGTTAGAAAACTGATCTCTAATGCAATACATGGAATTCAGCATGGTTTCTAGAGTATCATTAGCCAATTCAAACTTCACTTCTGTTTCTTTAACACGAGACTGAGAATCATTTAGAAGCTGCACAAAGAGAGAGTACAATTACTAGACAAATAAACTTGACACCTCCACCACTTTGAGAATCCTATGCACTACACATTTCCACATACTACAAACCATACCAGTACCTTCAAGTTGATAACAGCAACAGGCTCAGCAAATTCTGCCTCCGGACTCGCCATGTCCCATGTCATCGTCTTCAACCGCGGCAAAGCACCCTACTTTTTTTTATCAACATTTCCAAACAAAAATGTTACAGTCTAAACACTCCAACACATTAAATCACTTAGCTTAGACACACAAAATGTAGAGCAACCAAAATGTGTATTACCTGGTCCTTGAGTGCATCTTCCCGCCATTCTCTTTGAAACTTCTGCAGCAAAAGCGTCAACAGCCTCTGTAATTCCGGCAACACCTCATCGGGAAACAGCTTCTGAATCTCATCCCTCGTCACATTTTCGTACACGCATCTCCGAATCAAAATCCGAAGACACACCAAAAGCTATGAACAAGTAAAGACCCAAAATTCAGTAGCatattcccaaatttcaaacacCGCTAAATTCaaaaaagattcaaacttttcaGGACATTGAGAGTGGGAGTGAGAGAAGCTGTACCGGGTCGAGGTCCGATTCGTTTTGAAGCTGGAGCATATCTCGGATTATGTCCCGATCGGCCCGGTCCAGACCGGTCTTTCGGGTCCTCCAAAGGGTTTGAAGAATGTACTCCACCGAGTCCTTGGAATTTGACCGGACCAGTAGCGGTAAGTGACCCCATAAAGTCTGCTCCATGCTCCAAAACCCCACCGCCTCTTTGGCGGGTTGAAGCGCCCTGTGACTGATTTACGGGTCTAGGGATTTGCTTCCATTTGAAACGACGTTGAATCAAGTCGTTTCAATTGTATCAAATTGCAATTTGGCCCCTGGACTTTAAGTATTTTTACTTGAGCATCCTCAGTAACGGACTAACGGTTAtgaagtaaaaaataaaataaccaGTTGAAATACTCTATTTTTACTTCTTCGATCTAGCTTCTTCTTCCACCCCCGCCACAGTTCACTTGAAAACCCTacttatgttgttgttgttgttgttgcgaTTGGGCTTGCAACTGTATTGATCATTGAGCTTCAACCCGGTTATACTGCAGGAGTTATAACAGCTGTACGTCTATATACAAAGCTTTAAGTTGCTTCACATGCTTACTACTAGCTTAAGGAAACAAAGGCTTTCATAATTTTCATCAAGCATAGTGGATTTTGCTTCAATTAATTGTGTTGATCATGAACTAATCGAATTTGTTGTAGCTTTCAAATAGTGCTGAAGCTCATTCAGGGTATCATGATGAAGTGGACATCGGGTTTTTGGGAAGCTCTATACTTTACAGACCAATGTTTGCATAAGAGGATCGAAATGCATGGATATGAAAAAATTATTGGAAGAGATATGAAGTTTCCTTTGTGGTTCGATCCCACCCAAGATTTTCATCACTATGCTACATTATGGAGTCCTAAGGAAATTATgtaagtttatttatttatttatttttgtgatCATAGTTTAAGCTCTATTTGTTAATTTCAGATTTTCAGAAGACCAAAGTGATTGGTCTATCAAGGACAGAACACATTTTGTCTAGAGCCCTGCAAATCATGAAGTTTCCTTTTCCCTGCTTAAAGTGTTTATCTCCTCTAGCAAGAGTCATCGATGATAATAACTTAGCTGGTAATCATAGACTTTGCGTTTCGATCATTTTCAGAAGCTTATCATCTTTTCAATCCTTGGATAGCTCTCATGTATCCTTTTTTTCCTTATTGCTGATTCTTCAATATATGGGGAGTAAAAACGTAATGGGAATCACACAGTCATCAATTCAGTATTTCacccttctttctctcttcttttagGCTAGGAATCACCAACCAAGTTGTCATTAATTGTTATCACTTATAAGTTTATGAACAAGTTGTACTTTTATCGTAGacacctttttttgtttttgctttcatGAAAATATGACTATGGGGCATGGTGAAAATTTCACTTATCATAGAAATAATTTAGCAGGATGCTATAACAAACATAGTCAATTTCAGTATTTCACCCTGTTTATCTCTTCTTTTAGGCTGGGAATCACCAACCTGGTCTTTATTATATATTATGACTTATAAGCTTATGAACAAACTGTAAATTAATATTGATGTATATATGGATATATGTGTTATGCTCAAAATTAAGAACACGAACTTACTTATGCATAGGGAATGAAGATTGTGGAACTTAATATAAACATGGTGTAGATATGGTCGAATCTTGGTGCTTCGGATTAGGCTGCCTCTAATGGGCAGAGAATAATGTATGCGTGATAATAGCTAGAGCAGGGACCAAGTACTTAAGTAGGCAAACAAAACTAGCCACCTTCCCATAAAGGTTTACTAGTCCTAATTGCAATAGGGATATCAATCCTGATTCATATACAAAGCATGGCCATTACATAAATTTGTATCCTCAATGCAGGAGGAATTAAACTAGAATAGCACAACTCTGTCCGATTACTTTTTTGTAGCAAGTTATTGCATTCCTAATCGAGATTGATAAGTCCACAAAATCTTACACAAATGAGTTTTACTTTTGCTGtagataatttttttctttttgcttcccTGAAACTATGACTATGGGGCATGATGAATCTCACTTAACGTAAAATAATTTAGCAGAATGATATATCAAACCCTCAAATTGATAAATTGATAGGCTACGTGAAAAAGCTTACATCCCTTTCAAACAAATTCTTTCAGTTGTGTGACTTAAACTTGTTTTCTGCACCTTTGCTCTTTTTAGATTTAACATTCGCACCAAATTTTCAAATGTCCTTTATGTTATATCATTAATGAAAATTTTGGTGGTGTTATGAGATTTTACTAAATTTTTACTGAATTTGTTGTTTCTTAGATGACATGTGGAGCCAAAATATTGTTCTCTTACTTGACTTATATGGTATGGAACAAGATCTGTTATGCAAAAAGTATCAGAGGGAGCTAAAATGGAATTGACTCTTCAAAAGTTTCGTCGGAGCTAAAATCAAATGAACAAGTTGTGGATGAAAGTCTGCTGAAAGATAGCAAGATGAATGTGACTGAGGTATAGATAGATGATTCAATGCAAAAGTCAGGAATGGAATGGGAGGTGTCTGTACCAAAGTCAGCTTCAGATGTCATTATGATTTCAAATCTAATAAAGAGATCTCAGCTGAGGATAAGagtaagtttttgtttttttgttttttgttttttttttttaaatcaaataGGGGATTAGGCAATATTAGCTCTTCGGAAGTAAAAGATGTAGGGAGcaagtcccaccctcaatcCCGAAGGAGAAGGGTTTGCCACATTCTAGGAACCCACCACCCGTCTCTCTATTcttactttattaataaaaaagaaaaaatataaagaaaGGGAGGGGGGGACATAAACCTTACCCCGGAATACAAGGGAAACAAATAAAGCACAACTCCAATCAAGCATTACGCTGATAATGAATGCTCATATCATCCCTAAGCAAGAAAGGAGATAGAGTAGATGGTGCGGTTGCGTACCAAACTAATGCAGTGGATGCCAAACCCATGTTTGTCAACCTATCAGCAACAATATTGTAAGTTAAACTAGAGTTTATTAGTGTTATTGTGACCAAGATCCTTAtgcttatttttaatttcaatttatttcctttttcttgAACTTCTTTGAATCTCATTGTGGTTACTTAATGTAAAACCTCATTGTGAAGGAACACAAGATCTGGTAGTTGTCAAAGATTCTGATCATGTTACTGCTGTTCAATCTACGTTTCCACAAGAAGTAAACAAACTCCCAAGTGCTGTGAAACCTGTTGAGCCTATTTCATTGATTTTGAGTTCAACTCCTACTAAGAGCTGAGGCACTGTAATAGAGCCTTAAGAAGCTCGTAAGGCTGAGGCATTGGTGCTTACAATGgaagatttgattttgaattaGGTTCCAGCACGAAAGAAGATTATGAGGATGAGAGATATGAAGATAAGTTGGTAGATGACGCTTCATCTGAGCTTCAGGATAACTTGAATGACATTAGGAAGCAAATGAGGAGGATGACTGTTGCCCCTTGAGAATGAGACATTGTTTTGTGTCTATGTAGCATGCTTAGAATTTACAATTTTAAATGTGTCAATAGGCACGTTCGGTTAGAACACCGGCTTTTGTAATGTGTATAAATTTCATAACATCTTTGGTTGACGTTTTAATATGTATGATTGTTACTATATTACGTATAAATTTAGGTAAATCCGCGGATCTAATACCTAGTTTTACTAAACAAGAAGATTTAACAACAACAATATAAATGTCAGAAAGTCAGCTTGCGACGAAGATTTTCACTCAACCAAGATAACACCACACCGTTTAGAATCATACCCTTCTTATTGAACTCAAAATCTGAAAGTGAGCTTGCAACCAAGATTTTCATTTCATGATCAATCGATCACTTGGATGATGGATGATTTTGAAAGGGGGGGGGTTTCAATTTGCAAATCAAATGCCGACACAAATCACCCGAAACTATTATGAGAATGGTAACAATCTTGTAGAGGAAATATTTAACCTAAAAAATGTTTACTGAAACTTGGAGTGTATTTCgagatttttaattttaaaatagtTTTTCTTCATATGACTGCcgtttttttaattaatttttaaattggTTAAAATCTCGTCCTATATCATTAGTCCGACTCAAACCCAACCTCAACTGAGGGGTGAAGCCAAAAGAGGAAACTAGGGAGAAATAGGTTATTTCCTTGCTTCACACACCTCTCAATGCAAAATTGCCTTATcttgtattaaaaaaataaataaataattgccTTATCTTATTACTCTGCATCTTTTCTGTTCTTCTCCCCAGTTTGTTCATTCATTCTCGATACTAGCATGAATAGGTTCATTTTCTCATTTATCAATAGGTTTCCATAAAACCACCAAATACACAATCATCCAATCCCAGCCTAATCCTCTAATCCCAGAACGGGCTTTAGTAAGCCCTTTAAGAGCATTGTTATCCAAACAAGCCTAAATTAAAAACCGCAATTCCTTTAAAACCATTCACCAAAATCAAATCGAAGCTGCTCGAACCGACCTCTCTCTTCGTCACTCTTCTCTCCCCAATCGTCTCGTACATTTTTGGTTTGGGTCGTCGCTCTCAGAGAAGCAATGGAGGACAACGCATATGCAATGAAGGTATATAATCTCAACGTCATTTCTATGTGGATTGGATTGTTGATTTAGGGGTTTAGGGTTTCTGAAGGTTTAGGGTTCAGGAGTTTTCGATTTACGGTACTCAATTTTCAAGATTTATTGGCAGATCTTGTCGTTGGAGGGATCGACGCTGTCTCGGATTTTCCTCCACCCTAGCAACAATTGGGGTAtctgttactttttttttctttcatttttttagtttgaTTCTGCGTAAAGTTGTTGTAGTGTATGATTGTGTTATGTACAAATCTTTCCAAACTTCTAAGAATGTTGTAGACATTCCACCTCCGACTACAATATCAGTTCTCTTTCCGGATGAGTCCACTCCGATTCCCGTACTTTATATGTTCCCGAATCTTGTGGATTTCCAGGGAAGTAGGATGGTGGAACAGTGTTTCTTGAAGTGCATTGATGACTTGAAGTATGGCTTGAAAAATCAAACCGTGAAAGCTAAAGAATTGATCATTAAATGGTTGAAGGATTTGATTAAGAAAACACTGAAGGTATTCTGTTTCTTTACTCTGTTTTTTCTAAAAGATGTGTTAGGTTCTTTAGTATAAGGTTTTTTTCCAAAGGTGGTATTTGTAATATCTCGAACTTTTTCTTCACTTTATGAATTTAGGATGTAATAGTATTACTGTATCCTCTACCGTTTGCTTCACTTTCCGTTCTTTGATATGCATATGGTGTCGCTTCATCTAGAATATTTTCTGTTCTTTAATTTTATAATACTTGAATTGAAGTTCTGAAATGGATGCTGCTACCAATAGTTTGGTTGTGTACTTAATGCATAAGTGTCTCTTTTTATAAACTGTTGTTTGGTTATCTTTGCAGGGGTTGGTTGAAGACATGCGTACTTTTTGTGCTGAGTTTTTCAAGAGTCACTGGCATGTGATACTTCTTTGCTGCCTTGCGGGTGCAGTTCTAATCCGTTTTTACCGAATGGTGAGTTTGAAAATCCTTTTTTACCCCTTtaagcctacattaagccttttctttcatcatccTAAAATCATTAACccttaaccttagtatagttacatccttaccctttgttctaaagacttagtggagctaatttTGAGACTTTGCAAAGGCAGAAGGCGtcaagattgagaagaggtgaaagctcaagtgtgggggtagacttgtccatgaaaaatATGTATGTACAtgccgtgaaaaaaaaaaaaaaaagattgttgaaaaaaaaatggtctatacgactaaaaagaaaaagaaaaaatgtttaTGTTTATGGATGTTAGTTCCATATACTTTGTGGATTTGAAGTTTGTGGATAtgactaaaaagaaaaagaaaaaatgtttaTGTTTATGGATGTTAGTTCCATATACTTTATGGATTTGAAGTTTGTTTTGAAATGAAGGTCCATCATTGatgaatttggtctttgtccaattcacgcTTGTTCAAGAGAATGTTAGAATAAAGCATGGGCCCAACATGATAACATTAGGCCTTTTATGGAGCCTCAATGGATGCATGACGTTGAAGACATGGTGGACAATTTCTTTACATTATCAAGTGCTCTACTTtttttttaggatactttgttatTTCCTTATCCTTTCGTTTCTTTTAAACCCTTAAGCCTTGGCCCAATTACAACCTTTTTATAAGACATTTTTTTATCCTTAAGATTGGATAACCTTTGATATGTGGAAATGAGTTTATAAttgttgaacttatggcttgaGTTCATTTGTGCATgtgattgatatatatatatcatctctcacatgtacttgagtgaataagaaGTTTTTAAGCATTAATCTTGAATTATGAGAGAAGAAAGGGTATATATCCATTGTGAGTTGAATCATTACTTGTATATGCATGCTAAGCTCCAACCACTCACCGTTGTTGCTCCCAAGTcctacatgtttatatgttGTATATATCTTTTATTTAACTCTCAAAAAATATGTGACAAAGTCTTAGTGGCGTGCTATTCTTGGTGACATGTAAGTATGAGATTTTTGAGACAATATGTTGAAGGGCATTAGAGTCAAATTGTTGTAAACGTTTTTGAGGCTTTATATTTTCGTTGGAGTCTTGTGTTGTGTTTTCGTTTTAGGTTTTCTACACTTAGTTATTTTCATGTGTTTTGATTTGTttagttagtttttgttttctttgttttgattttgctaagggtgggggaatttgatgagagcaatatttgctatgtttttaatgttattctctctacaatttacttagttattctcttaacattatcatttctgacttagtttttgtttttaggtacttttgAGTCTAAAAAGGCAAGCAAGGAGGAAATGGCTCGGAAAAAATGATGAGAAATGGTGAAAATGCAGAGTTCTTATTAGACTAGGAGTCTTGGTGATATTAGGATACCTGAGTGGGTTAGGAGAGGATAAAGAATAACATGAAGCTTCTAGATGATGTCATGGACGACATGTGCAAGGCATGTGGCGGCAAAGCAATCAAGATTAGATAAGGAATCCTAATTGGAGGCAAGACACGCATCAAAGTCAAATCCGATTCAAATtaggaaatctgcctgtgcaggtcagtcaacttcgacagagtTCTGAGAGTAGATCAGAACGAATATCAAATGTTTTGAATGCCTGTTCCTAAATCAACTAGGAGAAGACTCTTCCCACCGGAATTAGGTGTGTTCAGTTTTTTGAGAGTAGGAATTCTAGTTAAAACGTCATCGAGTACCGTCGTTTCGTTCAAAACAATTGCATCTAAGCCCCTGAACTTTTCATTATTTGTATTTCCGCCCTCCGCGGCCTCTTTTTGAATCTATTACAACTCAAATCCCAACTGACGACGATCGACACAACAATGGCACCCTCCGATCTCCGCCGTCCGTACAAACGGCCGCAGCTCTCAGACCAGCAGAGACGGAGAGAGCTCTCGCTGAAGCGCCAAGAGCAGAGCCGCGACGCCGAGCTCCAAGCGCGGCGCTTAGCCTCCACGCTCCTCTCCCTCCCGCCCGAACAACAACCCTCGGAGCCCGAACCCGAGCCCAGTTCCTCCACTGACTACGACCTCCGCGACGCTTCGAAGCTGAAAGGCCCGGCGGCGCGGAAGTGGTTCGCGAAGCAGCTCATGCTCCCCGAGTGGATGATCGACGTCCCTCATCGCTTGCCCCATGACTGGTCAGTTTGAATTTTCCAATCTCAAAATTTCGAACTATTTTTTGTGAATCGATTTTGAATTTTCGTCTCTGAATTTAGGTATGTGCTTCCGAGGCCAGCAGGGAGGCGATGCTTCGTGGTCTCATCGGACGGAACGACGATCAGTAGGCAACGAAACGGCACCGTTCTGCACCGTTTCCCGTCGGCGCTGCCCCACGGGTCCCGGAACCGAGACGGGTCGGGTCCTCCGTCGTATTCCATTCTCGACTGTATATTTCACGAGGTGAAAATTAGCTTTGATCATTGTGCTTGGTTACTTTTACTTGTTGCTATTGCTTTGCACACCAAGTGTTTGTTGAAATGTCAATGTCGTTTTTGTATGCAGATGGACCAGACTTACTATGTGATTGACATGGTGTGCTGGAAGAATTACTCTTATTATAACTGCAGTACTGAATTTAGGTTTACTTGGTTGAAAGAGAAACTGGCTGAGACCAAAGCTTGTGATCCTCCATCGTATTATCATAAGTATAGGTTCAGCCTGGTTCCGTGGTCTCGCTGCGATCTGGCTGGTCTACACAAAGCCTATGCCGGTGAGGTGCCTTTTGTAAAGGATGGTATACTGTTTTCTAACAAGTAAGCCGAAATTGATACTAGCTGAAAGTTTGTGTGTTTCGGATTTTATACTATTGGTAGCTTACATTCTTTGTGTCTAATATGTAAAATTGTTGTTGTCTTTAGGCATGCACATTATCAACCGGGAAATACACCACTGGCGTTGGTGTGGAAGGATGAGCATTGCAGTCAGTATGTTGTTGATACAGATAGCAAGGGACAGGTCCCAAGCCATCAGCAGGTAATTGTCAGTGTGTGAATGCGCTAAGAAGACTTGGTTTATATTTGGTCTATTTGTTGGTTGGACACTTGTTTTGCATTGTGGTTGGCTGACTCTATTTCACGCTTGTGTTTCGTATGATTAGGTAGTTTTGGAGCTGCAAGATGATGGGAAAGTGACTACATCGGATGATCCTCCAGTTGTGTTTAGTTGCttaaatttggattttgtaCAACAGGTATTGCTTATTGTTAACAAATTCTGTATATTCTAAGATATCATTCTTTTCCAATACTAAATTTCATGTATTTCTGCACCTAGTAAGTGCTTGTGAGCCAAATCAGCTTACTAGCTTGCTTGCTGGCACTACCGAGTGTTCTCAACCCTGTAAAGACTAAAGTGTCAGTTTGAAGCCCGGACATTTTGAAGATTTTCTTTCCTCATTCCTTGTCTTCTCTCTGTCATTTACCTTTATattgacttttattttattttcagtcAGGATTGCAGAGTGGATGTCTTCTTCGTTTTGCTATTGGTGATGGAGGATTGACCATTGAGGATGGGAAGCTTGAGAGGGCTGATTTACACTACCTTGGCACGTCCAACCGAGCACGCGCATTTGCAGATACTTACTCCAAGGTTTGTAGATATGTACACACTTCACAATTGTTGGTGCAATTCATTCTTTCTTAATCTTAAATGTTACTCTTTTTGATACTGACAATCTCTTTGGACCATAACCATGCAGATTATGTTTCAGAGTATGGCTCGAGGATCTCCCCTGAgaattgatgatcttgttgcaTCAATTAGCTCATCAGATGATGAAGCAGATACACTTGACGTTGAGATGGCTGTTTGATAATCAGTTGGGCAGACATATTACTGTCTGCTGGCATCACACCTTGTTGTTAAATGCTTGTGAAGCCCTCTAGAACTGGCATACATACAAAGTCTGAGAGTTGTGGTTTGATACAGGGACAAGTCGTCTGGTGCAAGCTCAATCTATGGAATCCGATGCTTAATTTATGCATACTCGGACAATTTAACAAATTATTGTAACGTTTGCCTCTACTTCTATATATTTATGTTACTTCTATGAAGATTTCAACCTTTTATCTCATCATCCCCGTCACCTTATTACGCAAGACACATAGGGTGGTTATCCTGGACAGAATGTATGAAGTAAGCAATAATAGATCCCAATTAGAATGAAGCATGATCCATATCTTATTCTGAACCGATGGATAAATAATACCCCAATTGGTAATTACATCTCGTCAATAGTGAGCATGGAGTAGACAAATATGCATGATATATCCTGTTGAAATTTATATATGTAGCTGCCTTCTATAAACAGAAAGAATCTGAATATAGGGTAGGGTACTAATTCTAAAATGCTGCTGTCGTTGGTTCGCAACTGTCGTGAACACAAGCCAATACATCTGTGTAGTCCCTTGATATGGTGAAGGAATCGTAAACCTTCCCGTCGCTGCTTTTCTTGTACTCAAAGAAGAGGGATGTGTGATTGAATGCAGTCAATTTTACAAATCCCCAGTCATGATCTCTGTAGAGACTCCAACCTGGTTGTTGTTGGCTGAAGTCAGATAAGTGGCTTCCAGCTCCTCCAACAACAACATGGATTGTTCCATTAAATTTCCCAGAGTAGTGAGATCTTTCTGAAGATACGCATTGGTTCTACAACACCACAACACAGTGGGAAAAAGAAAATCGCAACCATTAGACATGAAATTCACCTCTGAATCATAGTCTAGgaattgaaagttgaaactgaGATTTTCAAGCTAAAAAATTCGTACCTCATAGATGGGGCATGTCCTTTCATAGTTATGGACATGGCCATAAAATGCAATGTCTACCTTGTACTTCTGCCAAAGTTTCTGCAAGCTTTCCCTTCCCATAGGCTCTTCAAATGCGCCCCCTCGACTATACCATTTGTCAGATGTATAACCAAGGACACGATGACCTGCAAAGATCAACCAAGGTTGCTTTTGTCTATCCACGGATGCAAGGCAATTCTCAATGAACTTGTACTGCTCTGTTCCCTCCCTCCAGTCATGTTCTGTGTCAGCTATACAGAAGTGAAACAATCCATAATCTGTAGAGTACCTGTACGTGTATCAAAAAAGCTTACAAAAATCCCGCAGAACACAATCTTAACAACGGAAGACATTAATCTACAGAAAACAGAGATCCAAGTAATTTGTTTTATCAGGTTATTATCCTATATCCAACAAAAATAATGAAACCCAAATCAGCAGACAAATACTAAAATGCACTTGTGAAAATTACCAATATTTAGCTCGATTGTGAGCTGGAACGTAAAACATGGTCTCACCAAGCACACCACATTCTCCACCTGAATCCATTCCGTTGTAATAGGACCCCGAATCAGGCCAATCACGTTCATGATTACCACTGAAGCCACAAAGTAAATATTTTACCGACTGAGATTACAAAGCAGTACTTCATATGTAATTTACAACTCGAAAGAAACATGTAATGGACATTTACACAAACCTGCCAACCATATACGGAACAGTTGATGCAATGGGCT encodes the following:
- the LOC133743983 gene encoding uncharacterized protein LOC133743983, with product MEQTLWGHLPLLVRSNSKDSVEYILQTLWRTRKTGLDRADRDIIRDMLQLQNESDLDPLLVCLRILIRRCVYENVTRDEIQKLFPDEVLPELQRLLTLLLQKFQREWREDALKDQGALPRLKTMTWDMASPEAEFAEPVAVINLKLLNDSQSRVKETEVKFELANDTLETMLNSMYCIRDQFSNVGEASNDHLSQDANAL
- the LOC133746282 gene encoding uncharacterized protein LOC133746282, which gives rise to MAPSDLRRPYKRPQLSDQQRRRELSLKRQEQSRDAELQARRLASTLLSLPPEQQPSEPEPEPSSSTDYDLRDASKLKGPAARKWFAKQLMLPEWMIDVPHRLPHDWYVLPRPAGRRCFVVSSDGTTISRQRNGTVLHRFPSALPHGSRNRDGSGPPSYSILDCIFHEMDQTYYVIDMVCWKNYSYYNCSTEFRFTWLKEKLAETKACDPPSYYHKYRFSLVPWSRCDLAGLHKAYAGEVPFVKDGILFSNKHAHYQPGNTPLALVWKDEHCSQYVVDTDSKGQVPSHQQVVLELQDDGKVTTSDDPPVVFSCLNLDFVQQSGLQSGCLLRFAIGDGGLTIEDGKLERADLHYLGTSNRARAFADTYSKIMFQSMARGSPLRIDDLVASISSSDDEADTLDVEMAV